A segment of the uncultured Desulfobulbus sp. genome:
TAAAACACAATGTTGGGAAAAGGGGTTCATGATCAGGACGCAAGCCGCTTGCAGGCGTTGAGGGGAGAAAAAGTACTCCGGACGGCATGACCACTGCCGTCCGGAGTTGCGCGCGTCCTTTTCTTCAGGGGGCGTATCAGCCAACCAGGGGGAATTGGTGACTGATCTCAGAAGAAAAGAGACAGGAGGTTAGAAAAAAGGTGGGGATAAAGGGGGCGCATTCGAGAGCGGAACTGCCTCGGAAATGCGCCCGAAAATCGATTTTTTAGAACAGGCCCGGGTAGATGACGAATACAAACAGCGAGCCGAGTCCACCAGCGACCAGGCCGTAGACCAGCAACGGCAGGGCGTTTCTGCGGATGAGCATACCTTCCATACCTACAAGACCAACGGTTGCGGAAGCGGCAACGATATTGTGGATACAAACCATGTTACCCATGGCGCCACCAACGGCCTGCAGGGCAACCACGATCTGATGGGAGATACCCAGCTGAGATGCAGTTGCGTACTGGAACTCGGCAAACAGCAAGTCAGATACGGTGTTAGAGCCGGTTATGAAGGAACCGAGGGCACCAACGAAGGAGGCAAACATCGGCCAGGTGGAACCAGTGAAACCAGCTGCGGTCTGGGCCATGGACAGCGGCATAGACGGAATGCCGATGGTGTTTTTTGCAGACTGTTTGAAGATCTCAACCAGAGCAACAGCGAAGAAGAGCGCAATGGCCGGATTCTTCATCTGCTTGATGGAATCGCCCCAGGCTGCGGCAACCTTTTTAGCAGGCATCTTGTGGATGAAGATGGTCAGAATCGCTACCAGCATGAAAGGAATGGTTCCCGGCAGGTAGAGCGGTTGCATGGAGTATTTGACTGACTCGAATCCCATGATATGGGGGATGGAAAAGCTGATGGATTTCAACCAGGCGTTCAACGGCAGATCTTTAACGCGGGTCAGAACCAGGATAGCGCCGATGAGAACGTAGGGCAGCCAAGCTCTGAACTGGCTCATGTGCGCTTTGAACTCACAGTTCTCAGCAGTGGCAATCTGACCGGTCCATTCTTTTTCCCAGGTGGATTGCGGGCCAAAATCCCAAACGGTTTTGGGGAGAAGGAAACCTTTCTTCGCAGCGGTGACGACCAGCGCGGTACCAATCAGGCCGCCGATGAGGCTGGGGAATTCTACACCGAAGAAGAAGGCGGTTGCTGCATAGGGAATGGCGAAGCAGGCGGAAGCGAACAGGGAGAACTTCCAAGCGCCCAGGCCTTCGGTCCAGGATCTGTTCTGGCCAAAGAAACGGGTGAGCATCATGTTGACGAACAGGGGAAGGATGAAGATCATTGGCAGGTGCAGCAAAGCAGACCACTGACCAATAACCTTGAGGAAGGCGTCAAAGGAGGTGATGTCACCAGCCTGGCCGGCGGCGATAGCTGCATCGATGGTGGGCTTGAGGTTTTTCAGGCCAAACCATACCGGGGTGCCGACAGCACCAAAGGTAACCGGAAAGGAGTTGAGAATAAGGCAGACCATGGCAGCTGCCAGTGCCGGGAAACCGAGGCTCAAGAGCAGCGGAGCGGCAATGGCTGCGGGAGTACCGAAACCAGCAGCACCCTCGAGGAAGGCGGCGAACACGGTACCGATGATGATGACCTGGACACGACGGTCGCGGCTGATGCCGTGAAAACCGTGGTTGATGGTCTCCATGCCGCCGCTGTCGCGCAGGGTGTAGAGAATGAGAATTGCACCAAAGACAATGATGAGCACGTTCACCGCACCGCCAAAGCCCGCAAGGGTGGAGGCGATGACGAAGCCAACGTCCATTTTCCAGACGTAGACACCCGCCAGGGCGGTGGCCAGCCAGGCAAGAGGCATGGCTTTGGTGGCAGGCCAACGAAGGCCGACCATGAGTACGAGCGCCAGTGCAATGGGCAACAGGGCGACAAGGGCTAGCAGTTGAAGCGACATGTTAGAACTCCTTAAAAACTTTTACGCCTTTCAGCGCGTCCATGTTGGCAGGGCGAGAGGCCACCGCCGACGAGTCATCTCTTTGCCTTTCCCAAGCGGCAAAGAAAAAGACCAGGGTCCAAAGTACTACCGGGTACTTCCTTCTATAGAGAAGCCTTGAATCAGTGCTTTTCTAGCCAATCTTGACGTCATGCTCTAAATCTTATCCTCGGCGTACATGGTGATATGCCGCAAGTAAAATTTCTCTCATGCCGTAATCTTGATTGAAAAATACCAGCATTCAAAGCAGTCCATATGTGGACGTGTACACAGATCCCTCTTGAAGAGGAATGAACGGTTCGCCAGGAAAGTCAGACTCTACTGGTGTTCGTTAATTGGTAATACCAGTTATCTCACCAGGGAAAACTTGTCAACTTTTTTTTAGGATGAAATTCAAAAAACCATGTTGACAAAGGGCGATAGTTTGAAATATGGTGCTTTAAAATTTGGTTTTACAATTTGAGAAAAAATGACCAATGCTGTGTGCAGGGCTCTGGATGACTGCGGTAGAGTTGGTCGAGACTTCACCGAATATGATTCGGATTGAAGGAGGGTGCCGATGTTTGAGGAGTTCAAAACCAAGGCCGAAGGGGTGAGTGCCGAGGTTCATCGTTTCGGGAGTACGAAAGAGGCCTTAACCTTTTTGGTCGATTTCATGGCCCAGGAAGGAGTGGCCGAGCAGGAAGGGAAGTATGGTGTCATGGCGGATTGTCCCTTTCTGGCCAGTGTTGACCGCACTGTACTGGAAGGTGTCAATGGCTTGAGCTTTGAAGTAAACCGCGAACGCGCCGCCAAAGCGCTGGTTGGTATATCTCAGGTTGACTGGGCTATGGCCGATACCGGGACTTTGGTACAGGATGCAACCGCTATTGATAAGCGACTTGTTTCAACCCTGCCGACCATCCATGTGGCACTGATTGCCACTGCAGGCCTGCGAGCCGATATGCCTAGCGTATTAGCTGAAGCTGACCCGCAAACCGCCAATTATATCGCTATGATCACCGGACCGAGCCGGACTGCGGATATTGAGCGGGTTCTGACCATTGGAGTCCATGGTCCAGAACGTCTTGTAATTGTGTTTATCGATGAGCTGGGAGGGATCAACTAATGCAGAAGGAATTTAAACAATCCATTGATCGCGCCCTGCACAACGCCAACCTCACTGGGGCGCTCGGCAAATTTTCCGAGGCCTACAAGGTCAACCGTGCAAAAGCCTATGAAGGTATTGACTTCGAGGCCCTGCGGACCACCATCGCCGACCTGAAAGGCAACGCCGCCTCCCACATCGATGAACTCTGTGATCTTTTTCAGAAAAATGCCGAGGCTAAGGGGACCAAAGTCTTTCGCACAACTGATCCGGAAAAGGTACGTGAATATATATTAAAAGTGGCCCAGGAAAATGGGGTAAAATCCATTGTTAAATCCAAGTCCATGGCCACCGAAGAAATCCATCTCAATCCTTACCTGGAAAAAGCAGGAATCGAGGTCAATGAGACAGACCTGGGAGAGTGGATTATCCAGCTTGCCGGTCAGACTCCCTCGCACATGGTTATGCCCGCCATCCACATGACCAAGGAAGAGGTCAGTGATATCTTTTCCAAGGAAGTGGATGAGCGCCTCAGTTCAGATATTCCCCGCCTGGTGAAGGTCGCCCGTAATGAAATGCGACCCAAGTTCCTCCGGGCTGATATGGGTATCTCCGGTGGTAACATCGCTGTAGCCGAGACCGGTTCGGTTGCCCTGGTTACCAACGAGGGGAACGCCCGTATGGTCACCACCCTGCCTAAAATTCACATTGCTGTTGTGGGTGTGGAAAAACTGGTAGAAAAATTTAGTGCAATTGCACCGATTCTTAAAGCGCTGCCTCGTTCTGCAACCGCACAGCTCTTGACTTCGTACGTTACTATCATCTCCGGGCCTACCCCCACCGATGATGGCGGCATGAAAGAGCTCCATGTTATTCTCATGGATAACCACCGCTCAGATATGGCGGCTGATCCGCTTTTTAAGGAAGCGCTCCAGTGTATTCGCTGTGCCTCCTGTCTGAACGTCTGCCCTATTTTCCGTCTGGTTGGTGGTCATGTTTTTGGTAAGGTCTACACCGGTGGTATCGGAACTATTCTTACCGCCTGGCATGATAAGCTGCAAAGTTCCGAAGATATTCAGGGCCTCTGTATTCAGTGTGGTGCCTGTAAGGATGTCTGCCCGGGTAAGATCGATATCCCCGGCCTGATCATGGAGATTCGTCGTCGCTTGGTCAAGGACAAAGGCATGTCCACGATGCAGAAGTCCATCTTTGCCGTGGTTAACAACCGTCGTGTGTTCCACGGCATGCTGCGCGCTGCTTCCGTGGCTGCTAAACCCTTTACCAAGGGCACCAAATTCATTCGCCATTTGCCGATGTTCCTCTCGGACCTGACCGACGGACGGAGCCTGCCAGCGATTGCACCCAAGCCGTTTCGGGATATCTTTCCCACCATTGAGCAGCCCAAAGGGCTCCAGGAGAAGGCGGTCTTTTACGGTGGCTGTCTCATGGACTTTGTCTATCCCGAGATGGGGGAGGCCCTGGTGAAGATCCTTAATAAGGCTGGTATCGAGGTCCTCTTCCCCGAAGGTCAGACCTGTTGCGGAGCTCCGGCACGCTACAACGGTGCCTATGAAACCGCAGCGGGCAATGCCGCAGACAATATCGATGCACTCCTTGCTGAAGAGGCTCAGTACGTGGTTTCGGCCTGTCCGACCTGTACCGTGGCTCTTGATCACGAGTTCATCCAGACCTTTCAATCCCTTGGACGCAAAAAATATTTGCCCAAGGCCCGGGAGCTGGCAGCCAAAACCATCGATTTCTCCACCCTGGTGAAGAAACTTGTGGATGAAGGTCGTCTGACTCTGAAAGAAGGGGAGACTTTGGGTAAGATCACCTACCATGACTCCTGTCATCTCAAACGGACCCTCAAGGCGGATCAACCGCCGCGCGAGCTGCTCACCAAGGCTGGCTACGAGGTGACCGAAATGTTTGAGTGTGACATCTGTTGCGGTATGGGTGGTTCCTACTCTGTGAAACTGCCGGAGATTTCGGCGCCTATCTTGCAAAGAAAGCTGCAAAACATCAAGGATACCGAGGCGCCGGTTGTGGCCATGGATTGTCCTGGATGTGTTATGCAGATCCGTGGTGGCATGGATCAGGATGGGGCTGGCGTGCAGGTGCGCCATACCGTTGAACTGATTGCTCAGCAACTCGAAGATTGATAACTAATGTCTCCGGTCCTGGCTTGTCGCGGGCTGGGGCCGGGGGCTGCAGTTTGAAATCGTCACTTTCAGGGTACTTTGGCTTTTTTTGATACTCTCAGGATTGTCGGAAAAACAATTGTTCAAGTCACCCTTGAATGAACTACGTTGGAATTATAGACTAAGACTAAACCGAACCCCTGCTCAAAGACATTTCCTTCTTTGATCGGGCTTTCCGAATTTCTCCTGCGTTAAGGTGGTCGTACATTGGAGTTTGCGGTGAACAACACCTGCTTCCTGCCCCAAGCATGCGATGTTTTGCTAACCTTAGTCAAACGCAGCTGAACTGTGTGTTGAAATTGAACAGTACAACACTTCAATCCAGCGTTCTGTTTTTGAACATTTCCCTGCAATGTGTAGAGATGTTCATGAGAAAATCGGGCTAACCCGTTTTACCCTCATTACCCTGCCCATTTTCTCGGGTCAGGAGGTCCCATTTCATGGCAAATAACTTGTATGTAACCGCAGCGGAAGAGCGAAGCGGTAAATCGGCCATCATTCTTGGTGTCATGCAGATGATCATCAAGGAGATCAGCCGGATTGCCTTTTTTCGCCCTATTATTAATGATCATGTTTTTGGTCGTGTCGATCACGATCTCAACCTGGTTCTGAAGTACTTCAAGCTTGATATTCCCTATGAGGATACCCACGCTTACACCCTGAGCCAGGCACGTCAGCTTATTACCTCCGGACAGGAGGAAATCCTTTACGAAAACATCCTTAAAAAATACAAACAGCTCGAAGCAAAATACGACTTTGTGCTCTGTGAAGGAACTGATTTTCGGGGTAAGGATCCGGGCTTTGAGTTTGATCTCAACGCCAACATCGCCGCCAACCTTGGCGCGCCGGTCCTGATTATTGCTTCAGGTCGGGATAAAACCACCGAGGAGATCTGCTCGCACACCGCGATCACCATTGACACCCTGGAAGAGCAGGGGCTTGATCTTGCCGGCTGTATCATCAACCGCGCGCCGGAGACCTTTCTCCGAGATACCGCCTCCAATGCCAAGTGCCGCGAACAGTTCGGGCGGAACTTTCCGCTCTATGTCATTCCAGAGAACAAGGCTCTGGGCAACCCCACCATCGATGATGTTAAGCGCTGGCTGGGGGCCGAGGTCCTCTACGGAAAACCGAGCATGCTCAACCTGGTCAACAACTACCTGGTTGCCGCCATGCAGATCAGTAACTTCCTCGAGTACATCAAAGAAGGCAGTCTGATCATTACCCCCGGTGATCGTTCCGATATTATTATCTCCAGTCTTGCCAGCCGTATTTCTTCAGCCTACCCCAATATTTCCGGTATTTTGGTGACCGGTGGTATCGAGGTGAGCTCCAGTGTCCAACGCCTGATCCAGGGCTGGACCGGTATTCCTGTTCCCGTGCTTTTTGTCGAATCACACACCTATGATACGGTACAGAGTGTGAACGAGCTCTATGGGCGCATCGAGCCCACCGATACCAAACGGATTGCCACTGCCCTTGGCTGGTTTGCCAAGTATGTCAATACAGGTGATCTCTCCAAACGAGTTGTTTCCCAGCGTTCCACCAAGATTACTCCTCGTATGTTTGAGTACTCTTTAGTGGAGACAGCTGCTGCCAACCGTCAGCGTATCGTCCTGCCTGAGGGTACTGGTGAGCGCATTTTGAGTGCCACGGATATTGTCCTCCGCCGCGGCATTGCCGATATTACCCTCTTGGGTAAAGAAGAGGAGATTCGCTCCAAGGCCAACGCCCTCAATCTGAATATTGAAGGCGCCCAGATCCTTGATCCTTGCTCGGCAGAATGCTACGACGATTTCGTTCAGACCTACTTTGATCTGCGTAAGCACAAGGGGATCGTCATGGATGTGGCCCGCGATCGCATGTGTGATCCGACCTACTTCGGCACCATGATGGTCCACAAGGGATTGGCTGGTGGTATGGTCTCCGGCTCGATCACCACCACTGCCCAGACCATTCGCCCGTCCTTTGAGTTTATTAAAACCAAACCCGGTGTATCGGTTGTCTCTTCGATCTTTATCATGTGTCTTCAGTCGAAGATTCTTGCCTTTGGTGACTGCGCCGTTGTCCCGAATCCGACCGCTCGCCAGCTGGCCGAGATTGCCTTGAGTTCAGCGGAAACCGCGCAGATCTTTGGCATTGATCCTAAGGTAGCCCTGCTCAGTTACTCCACCGGTGGTTCCGGTTCCGGACAGGATGTGGATAAGGTTATCGAAGCCACTGCCATAGCCAAAGAGCTGATGGTAGAGCGCGGCCTCAACTACCCGCTGGAAGGACCGCTGCAATACGACGCTGCCTTTGATCCCTCCGTGGCCAAGCTGAAAATGCCCAACTCCGATGTGGCAGGTCAGGCGACCGTTTTTGTCTTCCCGGATCTCAATACAGGAAATAACACCTATAAGGCTGTGCAGCGTGCAGCCAATGCCGTGGCAATGGGCCCCGTACTCCAGGGCCTGAACAAACCGGTCAATGATCTTTCTCGCGGTTGCACCGTGGCAGATATTGTTGATACGGTGGCGTTGACGGCGATACAGGCCCAAACCATTAAGTAAGTGATTGCTCTTGTTCAACAGGAGAAGGTAAGAAATGAAATTTTTTGTCATCAACTCTGGAAGTTCCTCGATTAAGTTTCAGGTAATCGAGATGAAAACCGAAACCGTTCTCGCCACTGGTCTGGTCGAGCGTATCGGTGAAGATACCGGCCGTCTCAAAAATACCTTTCTGCCGGGTAGTGCCACCGCGCGTGAGGTGGTTATTGAGCAGCCTATTCCCGATCATTACACCGGGATGATGCTGGTGGTGAACCTGCTCACCGACAAGGAGCAGGGCGTTATCAAGGATGCCTCCGAGATTGCGGCCATTGGCCACCGGGTAGTGCATGGTGGTGAGGACTTCCATGAGTCCACCCGTCTGACCCCGAAAGTGATCGAGGCGATCCAGCGCAACGTGCCTCTGGCACCGCTGCATAACCCGGCCAATCTGGATGGCATCAAGGTGGCCATGGAGTTGTTCCCCACCGTCTTCCAGGTAGCCGTGTTTGATACAGCCTTCCATCAGACCATGCCTGCCCATGCCTACATGTACGCGCTGCCCTACGAGCTCTACGAGCAGGATCGGGTACGCCGCTACGGTTTCCACGGCACCTCCCACCGCTTTGTTGCCGGTGAGTGTGCACGTATTCTGGGCAAGGCTCTGAACGAGACCAACCTTATCACCGTGCATCTGGGGAACGGCTGCTCCGTCACTGCGGTTGAAAAAGGAGAGAGTATCGATACCTCTCTAGGGATGACCCCCCTGGAAGGTCTGGTCATGGGAACCCGTTGCGGTGATCTTGACCCGGCGATTCACCTCTTTTTGAAACAGAATAAGGGGATGGAGCTGGAAGCCATCGATTCCATGCTCAATAAAGAGTCCGGTCTCAAAGGTCTCTGCGGCATGAACGATATGCGCGATATTCACCAGGCCATCGAGGATGGTGATGCCAAGGCCAAAATGGCCCTGGATGTTGCCACCTACCGTAACCGTAAGTACATCGGATCCTACATGGCTGTTCTTGGCCAGGTTGATGCCATTGTCTTCACTGCCGGTATCGGCGAGAATGACGACATCGTCCGCGCCGAGTCCCTCAAAGGACTGGAAGCCTTTGGTGTGCGCCTCGACCTTGAGGAGAACCGCAAACGCTCCAAAGAACCGCGCTGTATCTCAGCCCCGGATAGCGCCATCAAGGTCTTTGTTATCCCCACCAACGAAGAGCTGGCCATTGCCCGCGAGGTTGCCAACGTCCTGCGCGGATAAGCTGGTTCTCGTCGTACAATCAAAAAGCCCTCTCTTTGGCCATGGCCGAATGGAGGGCTTTTTTATTTGGGATTTTTGTTTTTTGGGGGTTGTTTTGACAATCAGCTTACTATGGTCTCCTCGCCGGAGGGGCACCCGCGCCGCTGAGACACCCCCGATCAGTGGGGTTTGAACCCGGCGAGGCAAAAACTCGCTGCGCTCAAACAGTTTGCCTCTTGTTCCGGCTTCAAACCCCACTGCCCGGCTCAGCGCCGATGGCCCTCTCGTCCCCGAATCAATATTTGCAATTATTTCTACTGAGGCGGGATGTTTTTCGAATGATTGGGCAATTTTTTGGGAGTGAAAAGGTTAAGGTGGTTGGCTGGAATGTCCTAAGAATATTTTATTGTGGGGAGAAATTTACCCGCAAAGGAGATTTGATAAGGGGATATGCTTATTCGGGCATAAGAAAAGCTATCGACGTTGAGCCGAGGGGGGGC
Coding sequences within it:
- a CDS encoding L-lactate permease: MSLQLLALVALLPIALALVLMVGLRWPATKAMPLAWLATALAGVYVWKMDVGFVIASTLAGFGGAVNVLIIVFGAILILYTLRDSGGMETINHGFHGISRDRRVQVIIIGTVFAAFLEGAAGFGTPAAIAAPLLLSLGFPALAAAMVCLILNSFPVTFGAVGTPVWFGLKNLKPTIDAAIAAGQAGDITSFDAFLKVIGQWSALLHLPMIFILPLFVNMMLTRFFGQNRSWTEGLGAWKFSLFASACFAIPYAATAFFFGVEFPSLIGGLIGTALVVTAAKKGFLLPKTVWDFGPQSTWEKEWTGQIATAENCEFKAHMSQFRAWLPYVLIGAILVLTRVKDLPLNAWLKSISFSIPHIMGFESVKYSMQPLYLPGTIPFMLVAILTIFIHKMPAKKVAAAWGDSIKQMKNPAIALFFAVALVEIFKQSAKNTIGIPSMPLSMAQTAAGFTGSTWPMFASFVGALGSFITGSNTVSDLLFAEFQYATASQLGISHQIVVALQAVGGAMGNMVCIHNIVAASATVGLVGMEGMLIRRNALPLLVYGLVAGGLGSLFVFVIYPGLF
- a CDS encoding lactate utilization protein encodes the protein MFEEFKTKAEGVSAEVHRFGSTKEALTFLVDFMAQEGVAEQEGKYGVMADCPFLASVDRTVLEGVNGLSFEVNRERAAKALVGISQVDWAMADTGTLVQDATAIDKRLVSTLPTIHVALIATAGLRADMPSVLAEADPQTANYIAMITGPSRTADIERVLTIGVHGPERLVIVFIDELGGIN
- a CDS encoding L-lactate dehydrogenase (quinone) large subunit LdhH, with product MQKEFKQSIDRALHNANLTGALGKFSEAYKVNRAKAYEGIDFEALRTTIADLKGNAASHIDELCDLFQKNAEAKGTKVFRTTDPEKVREYILKVAQENGVKSIVKSKSMATEEIHLNPYLEKAGIEVNETDLGEWIIQLAGQTPSHMVMPAIHMTKEEVSDIFSKEVDERLSSDIPRLVKVARNEMRPKFLRADMGISGGNIAVAETGSVALVTNEGNARMVTTLPKIHIAVVGVEKLVEKFSAIAPILKALPRSATAQLLTSYVTIISGPTPTDDGGMKELHVILMDNHRSDMAADPLFKEALQCIRCASCLNVCPIFRLVGGHVFGKVYTGGIGTILTAWHDKLQSSEDIQGLCIQCGACKDVCPGKIDIPGLIMEIRRRLVKDKGMSTMQKSIFAVVNNRRVFHGMLRAASVAAKPFTKGTKFIRHLPMFLSDLTDGRSLPAIAPKPFRDIFPTIEQPKGLQEKAVFYGGCLMDFVYPEMGEALVKILNKAGIEVLFPEGQTCCGAPARYNGAYETAAGNAADNIDALLAEEAQYVVSACPTCTVALDHEFIQTFQSLGRKKYLPKARELAAKTIDFSTLVKKLVDEGRLTLKEGETLGKITYHDSCHLKRTLKADQPPRELLTKAGYEVTEMFECDICCGMGGSYSVKLPEISAPILQRKLQNIKDTEAPVVAMDCPGCVMQIRGGMDQDGAGVQVRHTVELIAQQLED
- the pta gene encoding phosphate acetyltransferase, whose amino-acid sequence is MANNLYVTAAEERSGKSAIILGVMQMIIKEISRIAFFRPIINDHVFGRVDHDLNLVLKYFKLDIPYEDTHAYTLSQARQLITSGQEEILYENILKKYKQLEAKYDFVLCEGTDFRGKDPGFEFDLNANIAANLGAPVLIIASGRDKTTEEICSHTAITIDTLEEQGLDLAGCIINRAPETFLRDTASNAKCREQFGRNFPLYVIPENKALGNPTIDDVKRWLGAEVLYGKPSMLNLVNNYLVAAMQISNFLEYIKEGSLIITPGDRSDIIISSLASRISSAYPNISGILVTGGIEVSSSVQRLIQGWTGIPVPVLFVESHTYDTVQSVNELYGRIEPTDTKRIATALGWFAKYVNTGDLSKRVVSQRSTKITPRMFEYSLVETAAANRQRIVLPEGTGERILSATDIVLRRGIADITLLGKEEEIRSKANALNLNIEGAQILDPCSAECYDDFVQTYFDLRKHKGIVMDVARDRMCDPTYFGTMMVHKGLAGGMVSGSITTTAQTIRPSFEFIKTKPGVSVVSSIFIMCLQSKILAFGDCAVVPNPTARQLAEIALSSAETAQIFGIDPKVALLSYSTGGSGSGQDVDKVIEATAIAKELMVERGLNYPLEGPLQYDAAFDPSVAKLKMPNSDVAGQATVFVFPDLNTGNNTYKAVQRAANAVAMGPVLQGLNKPVNDLSRGCTVADIVDTVALTAIQAQTIK
- a CDS encoding acetate kinase → MKFFVINSGSSSIKFQVIEMKTETVLATGLVERIGEDTGRLKNTFLPGSATAREVVIEQPIPDHYTGMMLVVNLLTDKEQGVIKDASEIAAIGHRVVHGGEDFHESTRLTPKVIEAIQRNVPLAPLHNPANLDGIKVAMELFPTVFQVAVFDTAFHQTMPAHAYMYALPYELYEQDRVRRYGFHGTSHRFVAGECARILGKALNETNLITVHLGNGCSVTAVEKGESIDTSLGMTPLEGLVMGTRCGDLDPAIHLFLKQNKGMELEAIDSMLNKESGLKGLCGMNDMRDIHQAIEDGDAKAKMALDVATYRNRKYIGSYMAVLGQVDAIVFTAGIGENDDIVRAESLKGLEAFGVRLDLEENRKRSKEPRCISAPDSAIKVFVIPTNEELAIAREVANVLRG